A region from the Gavia stellata isolate bGavSte3 chromosome 2, bGavSte3.hap2, whole genome shotgun sequence genome encodes:
- the TDRD15 gene encoding tudor domain-containing protein 15, translating to MASLTPSPNMVDMNLKITHIECHPECLVVVFQGQYKAGCELDYYILQNEIQRVFKVKHNVYVGGSCLVEDAEGKWHRGRVLEKRENTCEAFLIDTGQVLVVEETHLASACDELFQLPPKVVLGVFASILPLGEKWGPKAINYFSSLVGLQITGHVKAVIPYQLFILEVPKIISDVLELQLGKCIDADSFCLIVEALRAFPQEMLCKRVPQLLQQKYPVKELLTFSNSEKPTDFWPVPDDLFPRLPVGSKENVKITVAVSPSKFYCQIQKWQKELEDLTGAMHLYYEAISTENNKSFDSLGLLCAAKRQNGQWHRGVIKQLLSDRVEVWFMDFGNTEAVPSSCVQKLKAEFMALPMISFPCVLSCFGSQDETVIKIQLKELIQALIGQTSVCVHVDLFNDIKRLYYITLQNQDLEINAKHPENLNEAATSCVSLLETKITNIAVNDKPCDERYSSFKNCTGKKHTKNCIPEWDISLSSYCKRLEMQMNSFHCAFVVYIVNPSDFWIQTCEYQNEFKALMKNIADTYNQCGADEMVLKNPEPGLLCCARYSKDMHYYRGVVIEVLHVNVTVYFLDFGNTDVVPCYDVKTLLPEFSDLPALAMCCALACTFPVDDVWVKKETDFFKGIVFNKLLLLHVVGKQNNKYIVNMQYKNGLQQGDVATCMVQAGYAEYWEKTPDSVLNLAKKSQALNTHKFKKKKVNAQSICNTCKNKVSGNGERFRKGKSLSVPSVLRESVVLSCFGKGAISKRRKSVCEKKLFYKEFVFKPGAVFEVVCSYIVSPADFSCQLQSKLPELNKLMEQIQTYYKEHNSPYKKEQVACIVKCPKDGKWYRATVVQHISTNEVDVVFVDYGYRERVLLKDLQAVLPDFLTLESQAFRCALKNVPLQIDSLNWSEEMRRHFEDFISASRGPLTCIICALILVRPNCLCNIVDLQTPFTSAEEFLRGCGLTQSEYIGLRNLTSLGSLYSFCYSSFNIKVGSEEEVYITHVHSPSKFYCQLNRNTETIEALMEKVSALSKMSNNAKYDGSNTRLCIARYFEDGLFYRALAFPVESTSYLCADFVDFGNKNMVERDQLMPIPDSATDLIFTPMQAIKCSLSNLRETKIPARVTRWFEEMFLGKLLKAVIVSRESDGQIVVELYDGQLKVSQKIKEKILEELALKNHTEQFVGSNGRVICRMEYDKEINKVTVKNSGRVKSKTEVKCRVYDKYYQTDIGQNFEDEEQTAGSTQKLCSGSLKPLTLQDSEEPCFRNTVSAVQENREEALVGEPASQSLCHPALNSKEITVNALSESHNERLNYTGQQERSNENIPKLISLPQCDIRVDSEVAGYISYMNSPSLFYVQLAEDEKVIIQLVEELNESIANIGHENCLDDLMVAEHDTDCFYYRAVTKTLKSRNSFDFIDYGHAALVSPSKICRIQRKFLTLPRLSVHCFLSRVKSVPDESWTNKSTSYFVSKINNKPVASKFLQQHGEQWEIDVICDGKSMSNDLLQKKGRARSQNTPMHNQENRPKQILVTNGNPQGRKSRNGLGGQSKIKAVKMKNTSKTPLSVVPQDLNSGQVEGAEVINISESGEFHVQLLRNLQILHELNVMLVKEAQRSDLLRVDDIEEGLECMTKSERNLKWYRSKVIKKFVRENLMLVFLMDYGKCEMVSLNNAKILSDDIKSIPTQAVFCKWVWFKKLKKIQFVHIVNTLLNCELRILFLRYLESSHIWEVDILIGEILLQEYLNQPLSHCQTVVGPEKSRNNNKNTDSKDFDTSFKINSIAWMLLQSGRRYPGFATAVTDPSNFCIQFEVLFDCMKNLSLLLSDLPDNLPALPKELVAPGASCLIKFGLEAQWNRAEVNDVTSQSVVLTFIDYGFLKIIPYSDIHKLKVIPESLSYLPRLAHSCSLHDTVPAKGECWSDEAKLLFQKLLSKPGLIFQFKHYGSEMKLEVDVLYEENSLAHALIAAGHAVYSRSRCCLIPVGRIISEKTDLQTKCPDPSNCASLCEPDYNYEENSYFADRNKAKK from the coding sequence ATGGCATCTCTGACTCCCTCACCAAACATGGTAGATATGAATCTGAAGATAACTCATATAGAATGCCATCCCGAGTGCTTGGTTGTAGTGTTCCAGGGTCAATACAAGGCAGGATGTGAGCTTGACTATTACATactacaaaatgaaatacaacGTGTATTCAAAGTAAAACATAATGTTTATGTTGGTGGATCTTGTTTGGTGGAAGACgcagaaggaaaatggcatAGAGGAAGAGttctggaaaagagagagaataccTGTGAGGCTTTTCTTATAGACACTGGGCAAGTGCTAGTGGTTGAGGAAACACATCTTGCTTCTGCTTGTGATGAATTGTTTCAGCTGCCTCCAAAGGtggttttgggtgtttttgcAAGCATACTTCCTCTTGGAGAAAAATGGGGTCCGAAAGCCATTAACTACTTTTCATCTCTGGTAGGATTACAGATTACGGGTCATGTGAAAGCTGTTATACCATACCAACTGTTTATTCTAGAAGTCCCAAAGATTATTAGTGATGTTCTTGAACTGCAGTTAGGAAAATGTATTGATGCAGATTCATTTTGTCTTATTGTGGAAGCGTTAAGAGCGTTTCCCCAAGAAATGCTTTGTAAGAGAGTGCCACAATTGTTGCAACAGAAGTATCCAGTCAAGGAGTTGCTTACTTTCAGTAATTCTGAGAAACCAACAGATTTTTGGCCAGTTCCAGATGATCTCTTTCCTCGTCTACCTGTTGGcagtaaagaaaatgtaaaaataaccGTTGCAGTAAGCCCGAGTAAATTTTACTGTCAGAtacagaaatggcagaaagagcTGGAAGATTTGACAGGAGCTATGCATTTGTACTATGAAGCTATCagtacagaaaataataaatcttttgATAGTTTAGGGCTACTCTGTGCTGCCAAAAGGCAAAATGGACAATGGCATAGGGGAGTGATAAAACAACTTCTCTCTGACCGTGTGGAAGTCTGGTTTATGGATTTTGGCAATACTGAAGCTGTGCCATCTAGTTGTGTTCAGAAACTTAAAGCAGAGTTCATGGCATTACCAATGATTTCCTTTCCATGTGTGCTGTCTTGTTTTGGTAGTCAGGAtgaaacagtaataaaaattcagctgaaagaaCTTATACAGGCCTTGATAGGACAAACTTCTGTGTGTGTCCATGTTGATTTATTCAATGACATTAAACGCTTGTATTACATTACGCTGCAAAATCAAGATCTTGAAATTAATGCTAAGCATCCAGAAAACCTGAATGAGGCAGCCACATCATGTGTCTCgcttttggaaacaaaaatcacaaatattGCTGTAAATGACAAACCATGTGATGAGAGATACAGTTCTTTTAAGAATTGTACTGGaaagaaacatacaaaaaacTGCATACCTGAATGGGATATTTCTTTGTCAAGCTACTGCAAAAGACtagaaatgcaaatgaattctTTCCATTGTGCTTTTGTGGTATATATCGTAAATCCATCTGACTTCTGGATTCAAACATGTGAATATCAGAATGAATTTAAAGCCTTGATGAAAAATATTGCCGACACGTATAATCAATGTGGAGCTGATGAAATGGTACTTAAAAACCCAGAACCTGGATTGCTGTGCTGTGCCCGGTATAGCAAAGACATGCATTATTATCGGGGTGTTGTCATTGAAGTGCTTCATGTAAAtgttactgtttattttctggACTTTGGAAATACAGATGTAGTGCCCTGTTATGATGTGAAAACATTGCTTCCTGAGTTTTCTGATTTACCTGCTTTAGCTATGTGTTGTGCACTTGCTTGCACGTTTCCTGTTGACGATGTGTGggttaaaaaggaaacagatttcttcaaaGGTATTGTGTTTAACAAACTACTCCTGCTTCATGTTGttggaaagcaaaacaacaagTATATTGTTAACATGCAGTATAAGAATGGTTTGCAGCAGGGAGATGTTGCCACATGTATGGTTCAAGCTGGATATGCTGAATACTGGGAAAAGACACCAGATTCTGTTCTAAACTTGGCAAAAAAAAGTCAAGCCCTGAATAcccacaaatttaaaaaaaaaaaagtaaatgcacAGAGCATCTGTAATACTTGTAAAAATAAGGTATCTGGAAATGGAGAGAGATTTCGGAAGGGAAAATCATTAAGTGTGCCTTCAGTGCTGAGAGAATCTGTTGTGCTGTCCTGTTTTGGAAAAGGTGCTATTTCTAAAAGGCGTAAATCAGTATgtgagaaaaaattattttataaagagTTCGTGTTTAAACCAGGAGCTGTTTTTGAAGTGGTGTGTTCTTACATTGTTTCCCCAGCAGATTTTTCATGTCAGTTGCAAAGCAAACTGCCAGAGCTAAATAAATTAATGGAACAAATTCAGACTTACTATAAAGAGCATAACAGTCCTTACAAAAAGGAACAGGTTGCGTGTATTGTTAAATGTCCCAAAGATGGGAAGTGGTACAGAGCAACTGTTGTGCAGCACATATCCACAAATGAAGTTGATGTGGTTTTTGTAGACTATGGTTATCGGGAAAGAGTTTTACTTAAAGATCTTCAAGCTGTTCTTCCAGATTTCCTAACTTTGGAAAGTCAAGCGTTTCGATGTGCACTTAAAAATGTACCCTTACAGATTGACTCACTTAATTGGTCTGAAGAAATGCGTAGACATTTTGAAGACTTCATTTCTGCTTCTAGAGGACCACTGACTTGCATCATTTGTGCTCTTATTCTTGTAAGACCCAACTGTTTATGCAATATAGTTGACTTACAGACTCCATTTACTAGTGCAGAGGAATTCCTCAGAGGATGTGGTCTCACCCAGTCTGAATATATTGGTCTGAGAAACCTCACATCTTTGGGTTCTCTGTACAGTTTTTGCTACTCAtcttttaatataaaagttGGAAGTGAGGAGGAGGTTTATATAACTCACGTACATAGTCCTTCAAAATTCTATTGTCAGCTTAATCGAAACACTGAAACTATAGAGGCATTGATGGAGAAGGTTAGTGCCCTAAGTAAAATGTCAAATAACGCGAAATATGATGGTAGCAATACGCGATTATGTATAGCCAGATACTTTGAAGATGGTCTCTTTTATAGAGCTTTGGCTTTTCCTGTGGAATCGACATCCTATCTGTGTGCTGACTTTGTGGATTTTGGAAATAAGAATATGGTAGAGAGAGACCAGTTGATGCCTATTCCAGACTCTGCCACTGACCTAATATTCACACCCATGCAAGCTATTAAATGCTCTCTGTCAAACCTTAGGGAGACAAAAATTCCAGCAAGAGTTACTAGATGGTTTGAGGAAATGTTCCTTGGTAAACTGCTGAAGGCTGTAATTGTATCCAGAGAATCAGATGGACAGATTGTTGTGGAGTTGTATGATGGGCAGCTCAAAGTCAgtcagaaaattaaagaaaaaatattggaaGAATTGGCACTGAAAAATCACACGGAACAATTTGTTGGAAGTAATGGAAGAGTGATATGTCGCATGGAATAtgacaaagaaattaataaagtaACTGTTAAAAATTCTGGAAGAGTTAAATCAAAAACTGAAGTGAAATGCCGAGTATATGATAAATATTATCAGACAGATATTGGACAGAATTTTGAAGATGAAGAGCAAACTGCAGGTAGCACACAAAAGTTGTGTAGTGGGTCCTTAAAACCACTAACTTTACAGGACAGTGAAGAACCATGTTTTAGAAATACTGTCAGTGCTGTCCAGGAGAACAGAGAGGAGGCTCTGGTTGGAGAGCCTGCTTCTCAATCACTCTGTCATCCTGCTTTAAATTCAAAGGAAATAACTGTAAATGCTCTCTCTGAATCTCATAATGAAAGACTGAATTATACAGGTCAGCAGGAGAGGAGTAACGAAAATATACCTAAATTAATCAGTCTTCCTCAATGTGATATTCGGGTGGATTCTGAAGTAGCAGGGTATATTTCTTACATGAATAGTCCATCACTTTTCTATGTTCAGCTCGCAGAGGATGAAAAGGTAATAATACAACTAGTGGAAGAATTAAATGAAAGCATTGCGAATATAGGTCATGAAAATTGCTTGGATGATCTCATGGTAGCAGAGCATGACACTGATTGTTTTTACTACAGAGCAGTTACTAAAACTCTGAAATCGAGAAACTCCTTTGACTTCATTGACTATGGTCATGCAGCACTTGTAAGTCCTTCAAAAATCTGCAGGATTCAGAGAAAGTTCTTAACTTTGCCGAGGCTCAGTGTTCATTGTTTCCTTAGCAGAGTAAAAAGTGTTCCTGATGAAAGCTGGACTAACAAAAGTACTTCCTATTTtgtaagcaaaataaataacaagCCAGTTGCTTCCAAGTTCTTACAGCAACATGGAGAGCAATGGGAAATAGATGTAATTTGTGATGGAAAGTCTATGTCTAATGACCTTCTACAGAAAAAAGGCAGGGCAAGGTCGCAGAACACACCAATGCATAATCAGGAAAATAGGCCAAAACAAATTCTGGTTACAAATGGTAATCCTCAAGGCAGAAAGTCTAGGAATGGTTTAGGTGGTCAAAGTAAAATTAAAGCTgttaagatgaaaaatacttccaaaacACCCTTAAGTGTTGTTCCTCAAGATCTAAATTCTGGACAGGTAGAAGGAGCAGAAGTAATTAATATTTCAGAGAGTGGAGAATTTCATGTACAGTTACTTAGAAATTTGCAAATACTACATGAGTTAAATGTAATGCTTGTCAAAGAAGCACAAAGAAGTGATTTGCTTAGAGTGGATGACATTGAAGAAGGATTGGAATGCATGACAAAATCTGAAAGGAACTTGAAGTGGTATCGATCAAAAGTGATAAAGAAATTTGTCAGGGAGAACTTAATGCTAGTTTTTCTCATGGATTATGGCAAGTGTGAGATGGTGTctttaaataatgcaaagatACTCAGTGATGACATTAAAAGTATTCCTACACAAGCTGTGTTTTGTAAATGGGTTTGGtttaaaaaactgaagaaaattcaATTTGTCCATATAGTAAATACACTCCTGAATTGTGAACTAAGGATCTTGTTTTTGAGATACTTGGAATCTTCTCATATCTGGGAAGTAGATATTTTAATAGGGGAAATTCTGCTTCAGGAGTATTTGAACCAGCCCTTAAGTCATTGTCAGACTGTTGTTGGACCAGAAAAATcaaggaataataataaaaatacagactcTAAGGATTTTGATACATCATTCAAGATAAATTCAATCGCATGGATGCTGCTACAGAGTGGCAGAAGGTATCCTGGGTTTGCAACTGCAGTTACGGATCCTTCAAACTTCTGCATCCAGTTTGAAGTCTTATTTGATTGCATGAAAAACTTGTCTTTGCTGCTCTCTGACCTTCCTGACAACTTGCCAGCTCTGCCAAAAGAACTTGTGGCTCCTGGTGCTAGCTGCTtgatcaagtttggactggaagcACAGTGGAACAGAGCAGAAGTTAACGATGTAACAAGTCAGTCTGTTGTTCTTACGTTTATTGATTATGGCTTTCTGAAGATCATCCCGTACTCTGATATCCATAAACTTAAAGTTATTCCAGAAAGCCTGTCTTATTTACCACGCTTGGCACACTCTTGCTCTTTACATGATACAGTTCCTGCCAAGGGGGAATGCTGGAGTGATGAAGCTaaacttctgtttcagaagCTTCTTAGTAAACCGGGTCTGATATTTCAATTTAAACACTATggatctgaaatgaaattagaGGTGGATGTTCTGTATGAGGAGAACAGTCTAGCTCATGCCTTAATTGCTGCTGGCCATGCAGTCTACTCTAGAAGTAGGTGCTGCCTCATTCCAGTTGGCAGAATTATatcagaaaaaacagatttgcaGACTAAGTGTCCAGATCCTAGTAACTGTGCTTCCCTTTGTGAACCAGATTATAATTATGAAGAAAACTCTTACTTTGCtgacagaaataaagcaaagaagtGA